A region of the Bacillus sp. NP247 genome:
TTAAGAAAAGAACGTGTTGAATTTGAAACGTGTAATTTTGAATTAAAAGACGATTACAGCTGGAGTGTAGTAAAATTACTTAACAAATTCCCGCAAGTAATTGAAGCGGCCTTCAACAAAAATGAGCCATCTATTATTTCAAAATACGTATTAGATGTAGCGCAATCATTTAATAAATATTATGGGAATGTTCGTATTTTAGAAGAGAACGAAGAAAAAGACAGTAGACTCGCATTAGCTTATGTTGTGACGGTTGTATTGAAAGAGGGGTTACGTTTACTTGGGGTAGAAGCTCCTGAGGAGATGTAAATAAGAATATAATCATTATTAACCCAAGTATATTATAGCAGCGAACTGACAACCCAGGTCTAGGATGAACCTGGGTTGTTTTTTATTAATATATAATTCTTTTGCAAAATCAATTAAAATATTTTTAGAGAGGATGTTTCATATTGATTCGAGCTTTTATTTTACAAATTCCTTGCCATAGAAAAGTGGAAAGAAGTTTTCTTAAACTACAAAAACACATACCTTTATGTGCGCGTTGTACAGGCATGCTTATCGGTATTTTAATGTTTCCAATTTATTTTTATATGACACCTTCATTTCTTTTGGCAATAATACTATCATTTTCTGCTCAAATTCCGTTACTTATTGATGGATTCACCCAAAAGTGGAAATGGAGAAGCAGCACAAATTTACTAAGAGTAACGACCGGTTTATTAAGCGGTAATGGTATGGGGCTATTTATTGCCTCTAGCATTATATGGATAACATCTAAAAGCATATATTAACGGAAGGAGAATTTTACATGTTTTGGATCTACTCAGTTCTAATTCTTATTTCAGGAGGAAGCGGGATTGGTTTTCTCATTCATGAAAGAAATATAGAAGCAATAATTGCTTTTGTTATTTGTACAATATTTATTGTGTTACTCTATTTTCACCTAAAAAGAAATGACGAACATAGAAACTGTGATTGCAGTACATTAGCTTGTACCGATTATACTGATTGTAATTGTTAAATTATGTGAGTGGGAAAGTTAGTGTATCGTTTAAGGTATACTAGCTTTTTTTATTAGAAGTGTAGGAATGTGACTATTAAATGGAGAACTTTAGTTGTGTATATAAAAGGAGGCGTTGGACTTGGAAGAGTATGATTGGAATAGTAAGCTAGAGTATTTAAGAAATACGAGAGACTTATATTATAACGATGATTATTTCCGTTTTTTAGTCAATTCAGTTTGGAAGATTACTGGACCCGTACATATTGTTGATTATGGTTGTGGATATGGTTATTTAGGTTTAATTTTGTTACCTTTACTTCCCGTTGGATCAAAGTACACAGGGATTGATAGAGGAGAAACATTAATAGCTGAAGCGAGAGAGTTGTTTCGTACATTCCCATATGAGGCAGAATTTATTGAGGGGGATGCTACAGAAATTGAATTGAAAAATAAATACGATATAGCTGTCAGTCATGCTTTCTTATTACATATGAATTCGCCCAAAACAATGTTGCAAAAAATGATAAATTCAATTAAGGAGGGAGGAAAGATAATATGTTTTGAACCACATTGGATTTCTAATATGTCTTCATACATGCTAGATGGAGTAATTCAATCGGAAATTATCCAGCTTGGTGTTTTGCAGAAGCTATTTGAAGAAGATACACATAGAAGTGGTAAAGACGGCAATATTGGTATGAAAATACCGATGTTTTTAAGTGAATTAGGTGTGAAGAATATTGAATGCAGAGTAAGCGATAAAGTGAATTTTTTAGATTCTAATATAACCCAAAATGATAAGCAAGGATTATATAATTCTCTAAAAGAAGAGGGGATTGCTAGTAATCCAGGTGAAAAACAACAATTTATAGACCGTTTAATGAGTCGAGGTTTAACAGATATTGAAGCGCTAGCTCAATACGAAGCAGAACTGCGATTTTTTGAAGCGTTTCATATACATTCTTCTTTGGTGTACGCTCCTAATATGAAAATTACATACGGTGAAATAAGGAGATAAATCTAATATTAGAAAAGTAGGAATATAATGAGAATTGCTACCTTCAACATTTGGAATCATCAAACTTTGTGGTCAGAGAGATTAGAGGCTATTTGTGAGGAAGTTCAAAATGTTGCTCCTCATATTCTAGCTATTCAAGAAGATAGATATATTTAAAAAATCATTAATATAATTTCATTTACTGAGAATGACCTCTTAAGAACATACAATATTACATCGAATTAAACAAAATACCGAGAAAAATCATCGCTTTTAAGATATTTAATTATAAACTTGAATAATATTAAATAATATCGTTCATTATATGAGGTTTTAGTTGAATGCATACTATATGATGTGTAAAATCTAAGCAAGTAGGTTAGAATACTGCTTGTAAATGGCAGTATAAATAATAATTTGAGGTGAATGCATGCTAGATTTTAAGCAATTAGAGATTTGTTTGAAAGAAAAGAGATTTGTAGATGGATTACAGGAGATAAATAATGAAATTGCACATATAAAAGAAACGAATAAATTATCATACGTGAAGAACTGGCTTTCTAACGTTTCATCATTTGCGGAATTTGATACATTAATTCGCCTTGTTGATGAAGGTCTGATGCATCAATATAGCTCCTTTTTAATTCGTTATACGTATAAAAAATTCCCAAATATGAGAACGCTCTCTTTATATTGTGATGAGTTAATTGATGAGCGTAAAATCCTTGATGCTGAACAATTATTAAAAGATTCTTTGGAAGAGGTAAATGAAGAGGAAACTGATGCGGACGTTTTAACGAAAGCATATTTTACATTAGTTAGATGTTTTTTAGATATGAAGCGAAATGAAGAGGCCTATGCCTATATGCAAAAGGCGGAAAAGTATAGTACACGTGCAGTTTTTGATAAATGGGGTTACTTATATATACAGACTGGTGAGTGGGAGAAGGCAGAGGAACAACTTTTAGCCGGTCAGCGGCATAAAGATTGTGAAGAGTTAGCTACGTACCTATTGGCGCAATTATATGCATATAAAGGTGAACAGCAGCGAGCATTACAACTCATAAATGATGCGATTGCAAAGTTCCCTCAAGTACCATATTTCTATTTTGAAAAAGTAAAATATTTATTAGATTTAGAGCGCTATGAAGAAATGTTAGTGGTAATAGATAAAATTAATCATATGCTTCCGCATCATGCATATACAACTTATTTTATACATTTACGTGCAGAAGCATTTTATAAAATAAATAATATTCATGATTTGCAAGCACTATTGAAAAGTGAAAAGAGTTTGAAAAATTCTCTATATCATCATATAGAAAAAAATCCTGATGGAAAAAAGGTTCGTTTACCAATAATTCCGGTTGTACAAAAGGATAACTATTGCGTTCCGACAAGTTTAGAAATGATGTTAGGGGTATGGGGAGAAAAACGTACGCAAGATGAAATAGCACAACATATTTTTGATGTAACAGGTTCTAAGTTTTCAGATACAGTTACATATATAGAAGAGCAAGGTTACGAATATCGTTATTTTCAAGGGAATGTGGAAAGTTATAAGAGATTACTTGATCAAGGTATTCCCGTTTTATTAAGTATAGATATTGAGCACGCTTCCCATGTACAAGTGCTTTCTGGTTATGACGACGTGCTGCAAGCTTTTTATATTCAAGATCCGAATTTCTTAGAACCGATTCTTGTGGAATATGATAAGTTGCAAGAAAAATATCGTTATACAGATTGTTTAGCTATTACGTTTACACCAAAAGATAGAATAGAACAACTTTCACTTTTAGATGAGGAAGAACATAATTATTATAAATCAATTTTTTCTCTTACTGATCATTTAGCTGAGCAAGATAAAGAGGGAATTGAAAAGTTAGTACTATTTTTAAAAGAAACAAGTGAAAATCCAAACACTTGGTTATATACGATTAAACATTTAGATGCGGAAGTAGATAAAGAGTTTATTCAGTTTTGTATAGAAAAGTTAATGGAAAAGTTTCCGAGCTCTGACTTTGTGAAATTGCATAGTGCACAGTGTTTTATTCGTCTGCAAGAAATGGAAAAAGCAGGGCATATGCTTCAAAGTGTGGAGAAGAAAAACAATCAAGCGTTATATCATTTTATAAATGGACGTTATTCTTTTGAGCAAGATAATTATACAGAAGCGATTGCTAGTTTTCGTTCATCATTACAATTGGATGCAGATCAACCAGTTGCGTGGAGTTTCTTAGCATTATCATACATGTATATGGATCAATCTGAAAAGGGGCTAGAGTATTCTCTAACAGCTATAGAACGTAGCCCTGAAAGGTTTACGCTTGTAAACCACGGTTTAATTTTAATAGATTTAGAACGATATGAAGAAGCATATGGATTCTTTAATGATTTATTAAAAGAATATAAGTATGAAGCGCACATATGGTATGAACGTGCAAGATGTGCTCAGCATTTAGGGAAAGTGTATTTGGCGGTAAAAGGAATTAAAGTGGCGATTCAATTAGATAAAACGGCAGCATATTTATATACGAAGCTTTCGGAAATCTATGAATCAGATTTGGATGATGAGCAAAGTACGAAGGAAATTCTATTACAAGGAATTCAAAATTGTGAAGATCAGGCATCTTTATATGTTCGTTTAGGAGATTTTCATTTTCAAAATGATGAACTTGAAGAAGCGGAAACTATATATAAGCGTTCTTTAGAAGAAAATAATGAAGATGTATATTCTCATTTTGGTTTAACTCAAGTTTATATGGCAAAGGAACAATATGAGGATGCAAAAAACTATATTGTTAGTATCAATAAGCAATTTGAAGACAATCAAGATTTCCTTATGAATGCTGGCATGGTGCTATGGGATGCTGAAATTGCATTAGGTGGGGATGAAAAAGAGTTAAAACTTGCACTTTCTAAATTAGAGAACGGTATACGAAGAGTATACGCTAATATAGCGAGCGTGTTGGATGAGTATGTAGATCGGATAAAAGACACAGCTTTTGTGCAACGAGGCATAGCGTTTTTAAGAACGTTAGAAAAAGAAAAAGCGGATGTAATTGAATACGGTTGTTACGCTGGTGTCTTATATGAATCTATTGGACAGTATGATCAGGCGATAAAACGGTATAATGATGCACTTAAGAAAAAACAAGATTCATTGCCGTATTTCCGTATCGGTGAAACATTCATGGCGTTAGGGCAATTTCAAGAAGCGAAGCATGCATATGAAACATGTTTAGAAATGAATAAGAATTTCTTAGGTGTACATTTGCAGCTTGCTGAAATATACGAAAAAGAAGAGAATCGTGCCAAAGAACAAAGTCATATGGTCCAGGCGATGAAAGAAGAACCAATGCATATTAACATGGAATATTTGGCACAGCTTTCAGTAGAAATGAATCTTCAGGAAGAATTACTAGTTGAATTAGAAAAATTAGCGGAAGAAGTTCCTGAGACATGGCGTTTAGATGCGATTGCATACGTGTTTGGTGCGATGAATGACATAGATAAAGAAAAATAATATATCGAAAATGCAATAAAAATAGATGAAGAGCATGTGGAAGTACTATATCATTATGCGAAAATACTTGTTAAAAAGCAGAATGTAGAAGCCATTCAAGTTGCGCTGAAAGTAATGCATAAAGATTTGGAAAGTGAACGTATATTTGGTGTGTACGTAAAAGCAATGGAACAACATAAAAAATTATCCCAAACACGAGACGCACTTCATACGCTAAAAGTGAAAAAAGCAGAAAGAAGTACAGCGTTTATGTATGCAGCTACTGCGGTTGCCGAAAGATTAGTAGAAAGGCAGCAAAATGAGCAACCGAAAAAATCTATATTTACAAGAGTATTTTATCGTATGAAAAATCGTGCGAAGGAAATTTCAATGATTACAGTTGTTATCGATTTATTTGAAATCTCCTTAAAGTTAAATCCCAAAAATAGTATGGCAGCGCAGCGTTTCGCAATATTTTATGAGAATGCAGCGATGAATAAAGAAGCGATAGAGGTATTACAAACATCGTTAGAAAATAAGTGGGATTATGATGTAGCGAAGCAACTTGTAAATCTTTTCATTGATTGTGAGGAAGAGGATATGTTACGAG
Encoded here:
- a CDS encoding class I SAM-dependent methyltransferase, translated to MEEYDWNSKLEYLRNTRDLYYNDDYFRFLVNSVWKITGPVHIVDYGCGYGYLGLILLPLLPVGSKYTGIDRGETLIAEARELFRTFPYEAEFIEGDATEIELKNKYDIAVSHAFLLHMNSPKTMLQKMINSIKEGGKIICFEPHWISNMSSYMLDGVIQSEIIQLGVLQKLFEEDTHRSGKDGNIGMKIPMFLSELGVKNIECRVSDKVNFLDSNITQNDKQGLYNSLKEEGIASNPGEKQQFIDRLMSRGLTDIEALAQYEAELRFFEAFHIHSSLVYAPNMKITYGEIRR
- a CDS encoding DUF2085 domain-containing protein yields the protein MIRAFILQIPCHRKVERSFLKLQKHIPLCARCTGMLIGILMFPIYFYMTPSFLLAIILSFSAQIPLLIDGFTQKWKWRSSTNLLRVTTGLLSGNGMGLFIASSIIWITSKSIY